The proteins below come from a single Leptotrichia sp. oral taxon 223 genomic window:
- a CDS encoding DegV family protein, with translation MAIKYLDAKRLKLVFIGGGKWVTKHEDLLNELNVYPVPDGDTGSNMSMTLNSMINDLEEKTDDKIKMPELIEVVEEAVLMGARGNSGTILSQVITGFLKGIGEKVKLLPKDVAQALLSAKETAYSAVSEPIEGTILTVIRKISEKAEECADKFDDLVEFLREIVKAGEKAVEETPELLPKLKEAGVVDAGGKGLFFFFEGFYKVTTELNLLAELQKAQVKENEFDKTIANINHDPESIHFQYCTEYIILNGDFDMEEYKKRVLELGDSAVFAQTSKKFKTHIHTNHPGKAIEIALEYGPLEKMKIENMRLQHDNLQIFSEKDEAKIFANKKIDKTRSAFVILADSENLKDEFLKLGADVVILGGQSKNPSVQEILNAIGKTEKEDIYILPNNKNVITTAKMAAEKSQKTVVVLNTRTMLDGYYFLKNKDADIDELKEAAARNYSVEITKAVRDTKVEDLSIEKDDFIGLVNGKIKYAKKSLTEIADAVLRDLVTKNTITAVVVSGNEKDETSQKTIEDRLAGVKTAIINGNQENYYYYLYIENKDPNMPEVAILTDSVSDLTSEDIEGLPIRIVPLRIDINGELYKDGVEITKSEFWHEMLDNDATIKTSQPSPQDFLNAYNKLFEKGYKKIISIHPSSKLSGTIQAAKVGRSLTNRENDIELIDSLGASLSQGFLVLGAAGKSVRGESFTEIINWVNNFRTKGKLLMIIPDLKYLEKGGRIGKASSTIAGALNMKPILTVNQGEVTVEKKVLGERNAQKYIEKYIERESKKQSVVLMSGWGGTPTELENVVRIYSEVENNPKINSLILNREIGAVIGAHTGPVYGVFIFPRLS, from the coding sequence ATGGCAATAAAATATTTAGACGCCAAAAGGCTAAAATTGGTATTCATTGGCGGAGGAAAATGGGTTACAAAACACGAGGACCTATTAAATGAATTAAATGTTTACCCGGTGCCTGATGGAGATACTGGGAGCAATATGTCAATGACATTAAATTCGATGATAAATGATTTGGAAGAAAAAACAGACGATAAAATAAAAATGCCTGAATTAATAGAAGTAGTTGAGGAAGCTGTATTAATGGGTGCTAGAGGAAATTCTGGCACAATTTTGTCCCAAGTGATTACAGGATTTTTAAAAGGTATTGGTGAAAAAGTTAAGCTTCTGCCAAAAGATGTTGCCCAAGCTCTTTTAAGTGCCAAGGAAACTGCTTACAGCGCTGTAAGCGAGCCGATAGAGGGGACAATTTTGACAGTTATCAGGAAGATTTCTGAAAAAGCTGAAGAATGTGCAGATAAATTCGATGATTTAGTTGAATTCCTGAGAGAAATTGTTAAGGCTGGAGAAAAAGCGGTGGAGGAAACGCCTGAACTGCTGCCGAAATTAAAGGAAGCTGGAGTAGTTGACGCTGGCGGAAAAGGGCTGTTTTTCTTTTTTGAGGGATTCTATAAAGTTACAACGGAACTGAACCTGCTGGCTGAACTGCAAAAGGCTCAAGTAAAGGAAAATGAATTTGATAAGACGATCGCAAATATTAATCACGATCCTGAAAGCATACATTTCCAATATTGTACAGAATATATCATTTTAAATGGGGATTTTGATATGGAAGAATACAAAAAGCGTGTACTTGAGCTGGGAGATTCAGCAGTATTTGCCCAAACTTCCAAAAAGTTCAAGACACATATTCATACAAACCATCCTGGAAAGGCAATAGAAATTGCTTTGGAATACGGGCCGCTTGAAAAAATGAAAATAGAAAATATGAGATTGCAGCACGACAATTTACAAATTTTCAGTGAAAAGGACGAAGCAAAAATTTTTGCAAACAAAAAAATTGACAAGACAAGATCAGCATTTGTAATTTTGGCAGACTCTGAAAACTTAAAGGATGAGTTTTTAAAACTTGGCGCAGATGTGGTAATTCTGGGAGGGCAAAGTAAAAATCCGAGCGTTCAGGAAATATTGAATGCCATTGGAAAAACTGAAAAAGAAGATATTTATATCCTTCCAAATAATAAAAATGTTATTACAACAGCAAAAATGGCAGCCGAAAAATCTCAAAAAACCGTAGTAGTTCTGAATACAAGAACAATGCTTGATGGATACTATTTTCTAAAAAATAAGGATGCTGACATTGATGAACTTAAGGAAGCCGCTGCAAGAAATTATTCTGTGGAAATTACAAAGGCTGTAAGAGATACAAAAGTTGAAGACCTGTCAATAGAAAAAGATGACTTTATCGGGCTTGTGAATGGAAAAATAAAATATGCAAAAAAATCATTGACAGAAATTGCAGACGCTGTGCTAAGAGATCTGGTTACTAAAAATACGATAACCGCAGTTGTTGTAAGTGGAAATGAAAAAGATGAAACTTCGCAAAAAACCATTGAAGACAGATTGGCAGGAGTGAAAACTGCAATTATTAACGGAAATCAAGAAAATTACTACTATTATTTATACATTGAAAATAAAGATCCGAATATGCCTGAAGTTGCTATTTTAACTGATTCCGTATCAGATTTGACAAGTGAAGACATTGAAGGGCTTCCAATAAGAATAGTACCTTTAAGAATTGATATAAATGGAGAGCTTTACAAAGATGGAGTGGAAATTACAAAATCAGAATTCTGGCATGAAATGCTTGACAATGATGCGACAATAAAAACATCTCAGCCATCACCACAGGACTTTTTGAATGCCTACAATAAATTATTTGAAAAAGGATACAAAAAAATAATTTCTATTCATCCATCATCAAAACTAAGTGGAACAATACAAGCTGCAAAAGTTGGAAGAAGCTTGACAAACAGGGAAAACGATATTGAGCTGATTGATAGTTTAGGAGCTTCGTTATCACAAGGGTTCCTTGTGCTGGGAGCGGCAGGAAAATCAGTAAGAGGTGAAAGTTTTACAGAAATTATCAACTGGGTAAACAACTTTAGGACAAAAGGCAAACTGCTTATGATTATTCCAGATTTGAAGTATCTTGAAAAAGGCGGAAGAATTGGAAAGGCAAGTTCGACAATAGCGGGGGCATTAAATATGAAACCTATTCTAACTGTAAATCAGGGGGAAGTTACAGTTGAGAAAAAAGTTCTGGGTGAACGTAATGCGCAAAAATACATTGAAAAATACATTGAGCGTGAAAGCAAGAAACAAAGCGTCGTTCTTATGAGCGGCTGGGGCGGAACACCAACAGAGCTTGAAAATGTAGTGAGAATTTATTCAGAAGTGGAAAATAATCCAAAAATAAATTCGCTAATATTAAACAGAGAAATTGGAGCAGTAATTGGGGCTCATACAGGGCCTGTTTACGGAGTATTCATATTTCCAAGATTAAGTTAA
- a CDS encoding biotin--[acetyl-CoA-carboxylase] ligase produces the protein MKFKFFDEINSTNTYLRRQLKLEEFEVIVAKKQTDGKGRRDSVWVSNEGAALFSFAVEDNTELDEKITIFTGYIVYEVLKKYIGNQDKLTFKWPNDIYYEDKKICGIVCEKVRKHIIIGIGININNTDFGMFRKKAISLVEITGKIHPVQQIIEEVVSNFENQFHSLNKDWEHILKVINENNYLKGRKIRIKQRNGKFSEKEYRFLRVDRKGKISLISKGDRDELKFASLEFKIV, from the coding sequence TTGAAATTTAAATTTTTTGATGAAATAAATTCAACAAATACATATTTAAGAAGGCAATTGAAATTAGAAGAATTTGAAGTTATAGTTGCAAAAAAACAAACGGATGGAAAAGGTAGGAGGGATAGCGTATGGGTTTCAAATGAGGGGGCGGCGCTGTTCTCCTTTGCTGTTGAAGATAATACTGAGCTGGATGAGAAAATAACAATTTTTACAGGCTACATTGTCTATGAAGTATTAAAAAAATATATAGGCAATCAGGATAAACTGACTTTCAAATGGCCAAACGATATTTATTACGAAGATAAAAAGATATGCGGAATTGTATGCGAAAAGGTAAGAAAGCACATAATAATAGGAATCGGAATAAATATTAACAACACCGATTTTGGAATGTTTCGCAAAAAAGCCATTTCCCTTGTGGAAATCACTGGAAAAATTCATCCAGTGCAGCAAATAATAGAAGAAGTCGTATCAAATTTTGAAAATCAATTTCACAGCTTAAATAAAGATTGGGAACATATATTAAAAGTTATAAATGAAAATAACTATTTAAAAGGTAGAAAAATAAGAATAAAACAGCGAAATGGAAAATTTTCAGAAAAGGAATACAGATTTCTCCGTGTAGATAGAAAAGGTAAAATTTCACTGATTTCTAAAGGAGATAGAGATGAGTTAAAATTTGCTTCACTAGAATTTAAAATTGTATAA
- a CDS encoding sugar transferase: protein MKLNKDIRIRILYIFILYMIYSLLLDKYDYVIKYLTSFIFILFIFVKFVFGQLDFYAERFRLKDVFINLGIDIAFSVILYAFWKRFDVFYMFGLIFVFQVAFRKIVCSIYMKKQNVLIFGSNHIKNNIQEDIINTLDYNYIGYISNNKSRATKYLIGRYDEMETIIAKNNVDILVIVKNIKSPDFKKYLKRIFDLKINGLKIMTYEEFNEDIQKKIDINQINEEWLLESNGFDILNNEMQRNIKRGMDLILALILMVILSPLALITAIIIKFESKGPVIFKQTRIGENMKPFKVYKFRSMRLHDPNKYSKYTLDNDARVTKFGKFMRKTRIDELPQLWNILKGTMSFVGPRPEWNILAKEYAEQINYYNLRHLIKPGITGWAQVMFPYGESLDDARKKLEYDLYYLKHQDLILDVLIVAKTAKAVLFGKGK from the coding sequence ATGAAACTAAATAAAGATATACGCATACGTATATTATATATTTTTATTTTGTATATGATTTATAGTCTTTTATTAGATAAATATGACTATGTAATAAAATATTTAACAAGTTTTATATTCATTTTATTTATTTTTGTAAAATTTGTATTTGGACAGCTGGACTTTTACGCAGAACGTTTCAGGCTCAAGGATGTTTTTATAAATTTGGGAATCGACATTGCTTTTTCTGTTATATTATATGCCTTTTGGAAACGTTTTGATGTATTTTATATGTTCGGATTGATATTTGTATTTCAAGTGGCTTTTAGAAAAATTGTATGTTCAATTTATATGAAAAAGCAAAATGTATTAATATTTGGCTCAAATCATATAAAAAACAACATTCAGGAAGATATTATAAACACGCTTGACTACAATTACATCGGATATATTTCAAACAATAAAAGCAGGGCGACAAAATATCTAATTGGAAGATACGATGAAATGGAAACAATCATTGCTAAAAATAATGTTGATATTCTAGTAATTGTAAAAAATATAAAAAGTCCTGATTTCAAAAAATATTTAAAGCGTATTTTTGATTTAAAAATTAACGGGCTAAAAATAATGACTTATGAAGAATTCAACGAAGATATCCAAAAAAAAATTGATATAAATCAAATAAATGAAGAATGGCTTTTGGAATCAAACGGGTTTGATATTCTAAACAATGAAATGCAAAGAAATATAAAACGGGGAATGGACTTGATACTGGCATTAATTTTGATGGTTATTCTTTCTCCTCTGGCACTAATTACTGCAATAATTATTAAATTTGAATCTAAAGGACCGGTTATATTTAAACAGACAAGAATAGGTGAAAATATGAAGCCTTTTAAAGTCTATAAATTTAGAAGTATGAGGCTGCATGATCCTAACAAATATTCGAAATACACTTTAGATAATGACGCAAGAGTTACAAAGTTTGGAAAATTTATGAGAAAAACAAGAATTGACGAATTGCCGCAACTCTGGAATATTTTAAAAGGTACAATGAGTTTTGTTGGCCCACGGCCAGAATGGAATATACTTGCTAAGGAATATGCAGAGCAAATAAATTATTACAACTTAAGACATCTTATAAAGCCTGGAATAACAGGATGGGCTCAAGTAATGTTCCCATATGGCGAAAGTTTAGATGATGCAAGAAAAAAACTTGAATATGATCTGTATTATTTAAAACATCAGGACTTGATACTGGATGTACTGATTGTTGCAAAAACGGCTAAGGCTGTTTTATTTGGAAAAGGGAAATAA
- a CDS encoding site-specific integrase: MDKKQMTIAKCMDIWIKNEHNYIKESTYALYLTIIEKHLKVYFKNRKAGTISNKDFESFILNKLKYGRLDGKGGLSRKTVKDMVIILKAVLNFAMKQKIIKRKDFDYKIPQEKILKKVEVFTSEERLKIFKYIENNLNSRTLGILICLCTGLRIGEICALKWEDIDLKNGFVNINHTIQRIYASTVKKSRIIISSPKTENSRRTIPIASSLVVLLEKFQMDKNFYVISGNKKYIEPRTYRKFFKKILTVLNISKLKFHSLRHTFATQAIENNIDYKTVSEILGHSSVNTTLNLYIHPNLEYKKKCMNIIFSKISDIAANNNNKLKKI, translated from the coding sequence ATGGATAAAAAACAGATGACTATAGCCAAATGTATGGATATCTGGATAAAAAACGAACATAACTATATAAAGGAATCCACCTATGCCTTATATTTGACAATTATTGAAAAACATTTAAAAGTTTATTTTAAGAATAGAAAAGCTGGTACAATTTCCAATAAGGATTTCGAGTCTTTCATATTAAATAAATTGAAGTACGGAAGGCTAGACGGGAAAGGAGGCTTGTCAAGAAAAACTGTAAAAGATATGGTAATTATCCTGAAAGCCGTTCTAAATTTTGCAATGAAGCAAAAAATAATAAAAAGAAAAGATTTTGATTATAAAATTCCCCAGGAGAAAATATTAAAAAAAGTAGAAGTGTTCACCTCTGAAGAAAGATTGAAAATATTTAAGTATATAGAAAATAATTTAAACAGCCGAACATTGGGAATCTTAATATGTTTATGTACGGGTCTTAGAATAGGTGAAATATGTGCATTAAAATGGGAAGATATAGATTTAAAAAATGGATTTGTTAATATAAATCACACGATTCAGAGAATTTACGCAAGCACAGTAAAGAAAAGCAGAATAATTATTTCTTCTCCAAAAACGGAAAATTCCAGACGTACAATTCCAATTGCATCCAGCTTGGTTGTGCTTCTAGAAAAATTCCAAATGGATAAAAATTTTTATGTTATTTCTGGAAATAAAAAATATATTGAGCCTAGAACATATCGAAAATTTTTTAAAAAAATATTAACTGTTTTAAATATATCAAAATTAAAATTTCATTCATTAAGGCATACCTTTGCTACTCAGGCAATAGAAAATAATATAGATTACAAGACTGTTTCTGAAATACTTGGACATTCTTCTGTTAATACAACCTTAAATTTGTACATACATCCAAATTTAGAATATAAGAAAAAATGCATGAATATAATTTTTAGTAAAATATCAGATATAGCTGCAAATAATAATAATAAATTAAAAAAAATATAA
- the rfbD gene encoding dTDP-4-dehydrorhamnose reductase, translated as MKILLTGSNGQLGHDFQKLFDNLNIKYIATDYQDLDIADSKNLKKFFDKNNDFTHIINCAAYNDVDKAQNDDKVFLLNEQAPKKLAELSKKLGAIFITYSTDFVFDGKKGKNYTEDDIPAPLSNYGLSKANGEKLTLNAYEKSFVIRTSWVFGKANNNFNTQVINWSKTRNELNIVDDQVSVPTYSKDLAEFSWKLIQTGKFGLYHITNNGTASKYEQAKYVLEKIGWQGKIKPAKTEDFNLSAKRPHFSKLSSKKIEKLLGEKIPDWKSGIDRYLIEMGIIKK; from the coding sequence ATGAAAATACTATTAACTGGCTCCAATGGCCAACTAGGACATGATTTCCAAAAGCTGTTTGACAATCTGAATATAAAATATATAGCAACTGATTATCAGGATTTAGATATAGCTGACAGTAAAAATTTGAAAAAATTTTTTGATAAGAACAACGACTTCACACACATAATAAACTGTGCCGCTTATAACGATGTAGACAAAGCTCAAAATGATGATAAAGTTTTTTTATTAAATGAACAGGCACCAAAAAAATTGGCAGAACTTTCTAAAAAATTAGGCGCAATTTTTATAACTTATTCAACTGATTTCGTATTTGATGGAAAAAAAGGAAAAAACTATACAGAAGATGATATTCCTGCTCCTTTATCTAATTATGGGCTTTCAAAAGCAAATGGGGAAAAATTGACTTTAAATGCTTATGAAAAATCTTTTGTAATACGAACCTCGTGGGTTTTTGGAAAAGCTAATAATAATTTTAATACGCAAGTCATCAACTGGAGTAAGACAAGAAATGAATTGAATATTGTTGATGATCAGGTTTCTGTACCTACATACTCAAAAGATTTGGCAGAATTTTCATGGAAATTGATACAGACAGGGAAATTTGGATTGTATCATATTACAAATAACGGGACTGCAAGCAAGTATGAGCAGGCAAAATATGTACTGGAAAAAATAGGATGGCAAGGAAAAATTAAACCTGCAAAAACAGAAGATTTTAACCTTTCAGCCAAAAGGCCTCATTTTTCAAAGTTATCTTCTAAAAAAATTGAAAAGCTGTTAGGGGAAAAAATTCCAGATTGGAAAAGCGGGATTGACAGATATTTGATAGAAATGGGGATAATAAAAAAATAG